A portion of the Bactrocera neohumeralis isolate Rockhampton chromosome 2, APGP_CSIRO_Bneo_wtdbg2-racon-allhic-juicebox.fasta_v2, whole genome shotgun sequence genome contains these proteins:
- the LOC126767663 gene encoding F-box/LRR-repeat protein 7 isoform X1, whose translation MDLSTDIWGQLAVEASQVYLSDGTVRSPFADTTIEKLPDKVILHIFSYLSHREICRLARICRRWRQIAYDTRLWKNVSLRPEVSGLHVGSLESLLALISVRFGPTLRYIELPIELITHTVLHELSAKCPNLTHMLLDFSTAMQLHDFSEMQAFPTKLRYMCICLSEVIFMEGFMRKIYNFINGLEVLHLIGTYEKCEEEEEEIYEVINVHKLKSATPNLRVINLYGINFIDDSHIDAFSSNCIQLECLAVNFCNKVTGSTLKTLIQRSKRLNCLLMNGTSLKSEYVMQVEWDKCALQELDITATDLSAECLIDLLTRIPNLKFLSAGQINGFNDSVLKQWMESGLTRSLISLDLDSSDNISDEALQKFLTRHGAQLVACSLSGMPHITDQLWMAILPVLSNAKIIVMGTAEKLGVNIHVDQLMDTIASSCGNLERLELRWDPDNLRFSDKSQKAIDLLRVKCLKLRCMVLSDGRYYETVKANFERADRVTVVRTTTCCRVSPYHLLRNYNELIFN comes from the exons ATGGATTTGTCAACTGATATTTGGGGTCAACTGGCTGTGGAGGCGTCACAGGTGTACCTTTCCGATGGCACTGTGCGCTCACCCTTCGCTGATACG ACGATCGAAAAATTGCCCGACAAAGTGATCCTACACATCTTCTCTTATCTGTCGCATCGCGAGATTTGTCGTCTGGCGCGCATCTGCCGACGTTGGCGTCAAATTGCCTACGATACACGTCTGTGGAAGAATGTCTCTCTACGTCCGGAGGTCTCTGGTTTGCACGTGGGTTCACTGGAGTCACTGCTTGCGTTGATTTCGGTGCGTTTTGGTCCAACGCTGCGTTACATTGAGCTACCGATTGAGCTGATCACACACACGGTACTGCATGAGCTCTCAGCCAAGTGTCCCAATCTCACACACATGTTGTTGGATTTCTCCACAG CCATGCAGTTGCACGACTTCAGCGAGATGCAAGCTTTCCCCACCAAATTGCGTTACATGTGCATTTGCTTGTCGGAGGTGATCTTTATGGAGGGTTTCATGCGTAAGATCTACAATTTCATTAACGGTCTGGAGGTATTGCACCTTATTGGCACCTATGAGAAGTGCGAGGAGGAAGAAGAGGAGATTTACGAGGTCATCAATGTGCATAAACTAAAGTCGGCGACACCGAATTTACGTgtgatcaatttgtatggcatcaATTTTATTGATGACTCGCATATCGATGCCTTCAGCTCGAACTGTATTCAGTTGGAGTGTTTGGctgtgaatttttgtaataaggTGACTGGCAGCACTTTAAAGACATTGATACAGCGTTCGAAGCGCTTGAATTGCTTGCTCATGAACGGCACCAGTCTGAAGTCGGAGTATGTGATGCAGGTCGAGTGGGACAAATGCGCTTTGCAGGAGCTGGATATTACCGCTACTGATTTAAGCGCCGAATGTTTGATTGATCTTTTGACTAGAATACCGAACTTGAAGTTTTTGTCGGCGGGTCAAATTAACGGTTTCAACGATAGCGTACTAAAGCAATGGATGGAGTCGGGTTTGACGCG ATCGCTTATTTCTTTGGACTTGGATTCTTCGGACAACATTTCCGATGAGGCGTTGCAGAAGTTCCTAACACGTCATGGTGCACAATTGGTGGCCTGCAGCCTCTCTGGCATGCCACATATTACTGATCAACTGTGGATGGCCATACTACCAGTGCTAAGCAATGCAAA AATTATTGTGATGGGCACAGCGGAGAAGCTTGGTGTCAACATACACGTCGATCAGCTGATGgacaccatcgcatcgagctgCGGCAACTTGGAGCGCTTGGAACTGAG ATGGGACCCCGATAATTTACGTTTCTCGGACAAGAGTCAAAAGGCCATCGATTTATTGCGCGTCAAGTGCCTTAAGCTGCGCTGCATGGTGTTGAG TGACGGACGCTACTACGAGACGGTGAAGGCGAATTTCGAACGCGCCGATCGTGTGACCGTTGTACGCACGACCACTTGCTGCCGCGTCTCACCTTACCATTTGCTACGCAATTACAATGAATTGATTTTCAATTGA
- the LOC126767663 gene encoding F-box/LRR-repeat protein 7 isoform X2 codes for MDNWNVLAVQTSSSAIGRDDINVASKERLTIEKLPDKVILHIFSYLSHREICRLARICRRWRQIAYDTRLWKNVSLRPEVSGLHVGSLESLLALISVRFGPTLRYIELPIELITHTVLHELSAKCPNLTHMLLDFSTAMQLHDFSEMQAFPTKLRYMCICLSEVIFMEGFMRKIYNFINGLEVLHLIGTYEKCEEEEEEIYEVINVHKLKSATPNLRVINLYGINFIDDSHIDAFSSNCIQLECLAVNFCNKVTGSTLKTLIQRSKRLNCLLMNGTSLKSEYVMQVEWDKCALQELDITATDLSAECLIDLLTRIPNLKFLSAGQINGFNDSVLKQWMESGLTRSLISLDLDSSDNISDEALQKFLTRHGAQLVACSLSGMPHITDQLWMAILPVLSNAKIIVMGTAEKLGVNIHVDQLMDTIASSCGNLERLELRWDPDNLRFSDKSQKAIDLLRVKCLKLRCMVLSDGRYYETVKANFERADRVTVVRTTTCCRVSPYHLLRNYNELIFN; via the exons ATGGACAATTGGAATGTTTTGGCAGTGCAGACCTCCTCATCGGCGATTGGACGTGATGACATTAATGTCGCATCAAAGGAGCGTTTG ACGATCGAAAAATTGCCCGACAAAGTGATCCTACACATCTTCTCTTATCTGTCGCATCGCGAGATTTGTCGTCTGGCGCGCATCTGCCGACGTTGGCGTCAAATTGCCTACGATACACGTCTGTGGAAGAATGTCTCTCTACGTCCGGAGGTCTCTGGTTTGCACGTGGGTTCACTGGAGTCACTGCTTGCGTTGATTTCGGTGCGTTTTGGTCCAACGCTGCGTTACATTGAGCTACCGATTGAGCTGATCACACACACGGTACTGCATGAGCTCTCAGCCAAGTGTCCCAATCTCACACACATGTTGTTGGATTTCTCCACAG CCATGCAGTTGCACGACTTCAGCGAGATGCAAGCTTTCCCCACCAAATTGCGTTACATGTGCATTTGCTTGTCGGAGGTGATCTTTATGGAGGGTTTCATGCGTAAGATCTACAATTTCATTAACGGTCTGGAGGTATTGCACCTTATTGGCACCTATGAGAAGTGCGAGGAGGAAGAAGAGGAGATTTACGAGGTCATCAATGTGCATAAACTAAAGTCGGCGACACCGAATTTACGTgtgatcaatttgtatggcatcaATTTTATTGATGACTCGCATATCGATGCCTTCAGCTCGAACTGTATTCAGTTGGAGTGTTTGGctgtgaatttttgtaataaggTGACTGGCAGCACTTTAAAGACATTGATACAGCGTTCGAAGCGCTTGAATTGCTTGCTCATGAACGGCACCAGTCTGAAGTCGGAGTATGTGATGCAGGTCGAGTGGGACAAATGCGCTTTGCAGGAGCTGGATATTACCGCTACTGATTTAAGCGCCGAATGTTTGATTGATCTTTTGACTAGAATACCGAACTTGAAGTTTTTGTCGGCGGGTCAAATTAACGGTTTCAACGATAGCGTACTAAAGCAATGGATGGAGTCGGGTTTGACGCG ATCGCTTATTTCTTTGGACTTGGATTCTTCGGACAACATTTCCGATGAGGCGTTGCAGAAGTTCCTAACACGTCATGGTGCACAATTGGTGGCCTGCAGCCTCTCTGGCATGCCACATATTACTGATCAACTGTGGATGGCCATACTACCAGTGCTAAGCAATGCAAA AATTATTGTGATGGGCACAGCGGAGAAGCTTGGTGTCAACATACACGTCGATCAGCTGATGgacaccatcgcatcgagctgCGGCAACTTGGAGCGCTTGGAACTGAG ATGGGACCCCGATAATTTACGTTTCTCGGACAAGAGTCAAAAGGCCATCGATTTATTGCGCGTCAAGTGCCTTAAGCTGCGCTGCATGGTGTTGAG TGACGGACGCTACTACGAGACGGTGAAGGCGAATTTCGAACGCGCCGATCGTGTGACCGTTGTACGCACGACCACTTGCTGCCGCGTCTCACCTTACCATTTGCTACGCAATTACAATGAATTGATTTTCAATTGA